The segment AGTTGAAAATTGTTAGAGGAAAGCATCCAgatttcctttgtgtctaaTTAAAGGATTACAACATCTACACAGTAAACATCATAGGGAAGATCGTGGTTAAACCTAGAATAACTACATCTTTGAAAACCTCACCTAAAATGCACATGATCTGGTTTTATGTATTGGTTTTGATGGTTGTTCTTACCATGTAGTAATGCCAGCGGTACCATATTTCCATCCTAATTAATGCTTCTGGGCTTTTCTGCAGTGAACCCAGAGAGGTtgagctgagcagcagctgtgtcgAGTGTCACTCCGAGTGTCAGCTGAAGAACGGGATCCCGACCTGCCACGGACCGGTCAGTCccgctgctactgctgctgtctgctgggctTTTCACTAGGAAGAGTTCATGTCTTCTGTATAAATCTTTATGTGAAGTTTTGGATTGTGCCCCTAAACTTTTTCTTACCCACATTTTATTGATTCTCAAACTAATCTGcacttaatatatataaaaatattagatTCCtgattttaattagattttgatCAGTCACTCATGTCTTCCTCAGCTACTTGTCCCTTTGAGCGGAGATGATAATGTTGAATGGAATGTCATGCTAAAATTACACCTTTGGTGTATCTTGCTGTACACATTAAGtactttatataaaaaaacaagcattaatgaaaaatgtaaattatcataaatgtttatgtagtatatatatattatatatttatatattttaaagtagTTATTTCAttacataaaaagacaaaacattcgGACACATTAAGTGGAGTTAATTTAGTTAGTTAGATCTTTTAAGAATTTACTAGACCTCATTCCTCCCCTACGTTCAGGGTCCGGACCACTGTTCCCAGTGTGCCCATTTTAAAGATGGCCCTCACTGTGTGCTGCGGTGTCCTCATGGTGTGCCGGGAGACGGTGACACACTCATCTGGAAATATCCTGACAAGACGGACCAGTGCCAGTCCTGCCACCAGAACTGCACCCAGGGGTGAGACACAATGTTACTGACGTCTGCAGAGCTGACTGATGTTTGTTCATGAAATTAAGAGAAGTGACTCATGCttgaatttgttttctgtctctgcgTCTGTAGGTGTTCAGGTCCAGGACTGTCTAAATGCACAGGGTAAATCTacaactgttttttgtttaacataaaaaaagctttgcattaaaaaacagaatCTATGAACTGGGAACTACAAATGGACAGTAAAATTATGAAATGTTACTCTGTGCCACTCTGGGCAAGGTTTGATATAATCTGGTTAGCATGAAtatcattttagatttttattaagAGTGTGTATGGTTTGAAGAACTCCAAACCCTTACCCCTTAGGGGGCAGCCAGTTCACAAGATTTTCagtatctattattattattattattatttatataataataataattattatatatgtacATTACATTTCAGCAAAGGATGTTAAGAGGTAAATGGGTATCTATGGAAATTGGATCCCAACTAAATTTAAAAGAAGTCTCCATGAAACCTACctcatattttttacattttaaatatgtcttaTGCTCCCACAGTGTTCCTATCCACTCCACATTGGCGGTAGGTGTGGTTGGCGGGCTCTTGGTGATTGTCATTGTGTCACTGGCCATCTTTGTGGTGCTACGGCGACAACagataaagaggaagaggactgTGCGACGTATCCTGCAGGAAAGAGAGGTATGAGAGGATGGTGgtcattttcaaaaacaaaagctgtgatcagtacagtacagtacagtacatcctttttcagtgtttgaatgCAGTATACATGTGAAACTATTAGAGGGAACAAAATGCATTCACAATGTGTGTTCCAGCTGGTGGAGCCACTGACTCCGAGTGGTGAAGCTCCTAACCAGGCACTGCTCAGGGTTTTGAAGGAGACAGAGTTTAAGAAGACCCGGGTGCTCGGCTCTGGGGCCTTTGGTACAGTGTTCAAGGTCAGAATAATCCACAGCCATtaagccctttttttttttgctgttacaaaaatgaatttctggatattttatttttgatttctgatttgtttgtgtgtttagggaCTTTGGATTCCTGAAGGAGAGGACGTAAAGATCCAAGTAGCAATCAAAGTTCTCAGAGAGGCCACATCACCTAAAGCCAACCAAGAAATTCTGGATGTAAATgtcttttactttgttttttcatctctttctccttcatcttctactttttcttcttttcccttCCATTCATTTCCATTGTTCTTCTCCCACCTACAGAACGGGAGAAGGAGGATTATTATAGCACCAACAAATATTTGTGCAAAAAATGGTTTCAGATGACTTAAAGATGATTATGATTTAGAGAATAGTTCATTTAAATAGTCCTGCTTGTCCTCTTGTAATCATTTCCAGGATGCTTTAGAGATCGGCGGATGTTTTCTGGATATATTTCCGACATtaacatttgtgtgtgcgtgtgtaggAAGCATATGTGATGGCGAGCGTGGATCACCCTCACGTGTGTCGTCTGCTGGGAATCTGCCTGACATCACCAGTCCAGCTGGTGACTCAGCTGATGCCGTACGGCTGCTTGTTGGACTATGTCCGACACCACAAGGACCAGATTGGGGGCCAGTGGCTGCTGAACTGGTGTGTCCAGATTGCTAAGGTGAGCCCAGATAAATGGATACTCTCACAACGTTTGACTGTTAGTCATGTAAATAATTGTTCTCAGCTGCAAACCAGCGATCCATCTGCTCATAAGCTCATATACCAGAGGGAGAAAATCTGTTCTGCTTGTGTCTGCCCGAGGAATCAGCTCTGCCTGCAGCTTATTTTAAGCCTGATGAGGCCTATTAACctgaacacagcagaaacactgtgagAGTTTGTGCTAAAGTAGTGATAATCTGTTCAGGGTCTTGTTGAGTCTCTTTTGGATCTTTAAGCGATGGGAAAAATCAAAACAAGGTCAAGAGCTCAAATGAAAATCTGCAACATTAAGCTGTCTGTATATTTCCTGAGCCCTGCTTGTCTGGGGCATATGAAATGATCCCAACCACTGTAGAAAGctgtttttagttagtttttgtttttttagatacACTCCATCTTTTGACgtcaaactcaaatgttttgtaaaaacaaaggaactggcctcactgctCCAATACTTTTGGAAGGGAGTGTACAAATATAGTAATATAGAATGAACAATAATTTATTACACAATTTAAGGTACAACATAGAATTTGTCAATTCAGAGTGCAGGCCTTAGCATGCATTTAAAATCTCTGTATATTTGTCTATGAAGGGGATGAACTACCTGGAGGAGCGTCACCTGGTGCATCGAGACCTGGCAGCGAGGAACGTCCTTGTGAAAAATCCGAACCACGTGAAGATCACTGACTTTGGCCTTGCCAAGCTGCTCACAACTAACGAGAAGGAATACCACGCAGACGGAGGAAAGGTGTGTCTAACTCTGATGATCAGGAACAAAATGGAGTCAGTTTGTTTGACTGACTTTGTCGTTATTCATTAAAGCTTTGGTAGAAAAGCACATTACCCCTCCTTCCAGTCTTTGTGGCGTACACATCCTGGGCCTCTAATGATATGTTGCtgttaaacagtaaatataattGTCACTTTGAGATACTCCAGATCTGTTTTACTGGAGATAAACAGTCTAATCAGTCTCACTAAGCAGTAATGTGAGGACAGTTACAGTCCTCAGTTCAATAACCAGGTTCAACTGGTCTTTGTATACAATATGGTTTGATGCTCTACAGGTTCCCATTAAGTGGATGGCATTGGAGTCGATCCTTCAGTGGACCTACACACATCAGAGTGATGTCTGGAGTTATGGTGAGTCAACCTCTGGCTCTCTTGCCCGCTTAAGACCTGTAAGGTCACATCCGATTTAAGTAAATATGCTGTCACAGATAAATTTAGTTTGCTAAATTTAACATTATCATATCTAAAATTCATACCAAACAAGGTCAATTTCACAGTTTGTtggtaaatgtgtaaatattaatcAGCCAAACCTTTAGCATATTGAACTGAAGAAAAACTTTTCCTTTTCACACGTCTTTGATCTGCAGGTGTCACAGTGTGGGAGCTGATGACGTTTGGCTCCAAGCCATATGACGGCATCCCTGCCACTGAGATCGCCTTGGTCCTGGAGAGAGGGGACCGGTTGCCCCAGCCTCCAATCTGCACCATTGACGTCTACATGATCATGGTCAAATGTAAGAGAaatatttatgttgatgttgcTTGAAGGAGAATCAGAGGTTTACAAAAACTTTTGCTAAGATCAGCAAAGATGGTTCTATTCATGATCTAGTGCACATCTGTCTGGTAGTTGTTGATCATTTATTGCATTCAATTAAGCCTTTATGGTGGTTAGACAGAAGCCAAGGCAGGTGTCCCCTCACTTGTATGTAATTtgctaaacaacatttaaaaggcTCTGGGAGCATAAAGGCATACACCAAGCACTATAGCTGGTAAACAACAGACACTGCTCATCACCTGGTTAATAAAAGCAGGCAAGTGAAGTCGACGGTGATGACAGCATGATGCTATCATTAGCAGCAGGGAGAAATACAGAGGAATCGCTAAAGACCAGGGGGACAAATTACCTTTTAGCAACAAGACTTTGCCAGAATGACAAGTCAACAACTGTCCTTCAGTGGCCCAGACTTAAACTCCACCAAACGTCTTTAGAGAGACTTTCAGATAGTTCACAGATGATCCCAGTACACCAGACAGTTAACTGCCAAAGGAGCTTCTACACAGTACTGGTACATTGGCAATTTTATCCTAAGTGCCTAAAGTGAAGAGCTTCGAATACAGTCACCAAGGTCAGAAGGAGTCATCCTGTGGAGAGCCTGATGAATGATTGACCTACATTTTACAGCCATCCCTCTAACAAGGCTGCCAGCACCTGGACGACTGTGGACAGCTGAGGTTGAGGAAATGTTTACACCAgtgattttgtttctttctccctcttcagGTTGGATGATTGATCCATCTAGTCGTCCCAGGTTCAAAGAGCTGATAGCAGAGTTTTCCAAAATGGCCAGAGACCCATCCAGATACCTGGTCATACAGGTACACAAACTGTTACATATCATCACCATTATAtcaaacatataatatatataccaTGTCAAACACAATATGATTTCACTCACGTCTCAGGGTGAGCTCCCTAGTCCGTCAGACAGCAGGTTTTACTCTCGCCTGCTGAGCTCAGATGACATGGAAGATGTGGTCGATGCTGAAGAATATCTGCTACCTTACAAAGGACGGGCTAACCATGACAACCGTCCCTGTAACGCTACGGTAAATACACActcaaaataacacacacaactcTTAGAGGAGGCTTCCTGTCTTCAAACAGAACAGGGACGCTCCTGTGTGCAATTTAAggtgcagtttgttttccatctaGTTCTGTTGAATGTGTTTAGATGTGTGTTTATTCCTGTTGTTCCTATAATCTTCTGCGTGTGTATGTAcgtttctctgtgtaatggctactgcaacaccagaatttCCCTTGTGGGATTAATAAGGTATTTATCGAATCTAGTCTAATCTAATCTTCTCATTTGTGATCCACATATCTGATTTGGCACTGGTTTAATGGCAGATGCCCTTCCTGATGCCAACCCCTCCATTTATTCATGCTGGTGATCGGTATTAAGGGAGCACTGGTCTGTGTACCCTCAGTGCCCTGAAACCACATTTCATTAGCttcttacaataaaaaaaatgatctCACTTAAAAACTTAAATTGCTACCAATGTTAGAAACGTCATTTTCTTGGagacatttctgtttgtgtttttctctgagcTCTTCTAAATGGTTTGAAGTGAGCAGGCTTGAGATCAAACTAAATTACATTAGGAACAGAGTTCTGGctttaacacaaatattttaaactactttttcaaaagttcgtttttttttatttttaacaatacaTGTCTACTCTTATTGTCTTACAGTGTGTCCAAAAACAATGCATAACAGACTGAGTTTCTCCCAAACTATAGGCATTTAAACACATGCATcctgtatttttatacattttactttCAGAATGGCCATCCAGTGAGAGAGAACAGCATCATGTTGCGTTACATTACTGATCCAACTCACGGCGGACTGGACGAAGACAACTTCACTGGCCACGGTACAGTTCTGTGTAGACTACTGACCAAACATTACACctttcaacatttcaaaatgtccCTACTCGCAACATACATACTTAAACTGtgaaacaacaaaagagaatagaaaacataaaacaaatacatttaagcttcctttgcttgttttttcaGAGTACATGAACCAGAGTTTGGGTGAAACAAGTCATAACAGAAGGCTGTCAGATGTTCTGAATCCCAATTATGAAGACCTGAGCCCAGGGTGGGGCGCGGTCTCCTTCCCCACCCCACCTCTGGAGCTGAAGCCATCTGGACGTTTTTTTGAAGGACCAGAATATCTGAACACTGCCCAGAACTCACTCCCGCTGGCTGCAATTGACAGTCTCAGTAACCCAGACTACCAGGCTGACTTCCTCTCCCAGGCTCCCACCACCACAGCTTTATCTGGGAGTGACGTGTTCCTCCCCGCCGCAGAAAACCTGGAGTACCTGGGTCTGGGTGACGTGATGTACACTCCCGGACGCTAGAGGGCAGCAACATTCAGAAACTCCAAACTGACACTGTGGGATTTTGTGGAaagaagaatgttttttttattcaggctgctgacatatttgtatttaactgTTTTTCTAGTCAGTTCAACTAGGAAATGCTAACTCATCACGTTAGTGCTAACAGCCGCTCAGTCTGCAGCTACACTGGAGATGAAGCTGCACACGGGGTGTTGCTCAGTGGCACTGAGGAAGAAGAGAGTAAGACTCATTCCAGGGATTCAAGCCAAAGCCAGGTTTCCCTTTAAACTTTTAACTGGTGACATAAACTCGTTTGAGAGGTGAAAACTAAACACTCAGCAGCTGCTATTGAGATTTTCCTCAACAAAACTGACGGAAACACTGAAGTTTGTCAAACAGTGACCTCTCAACAGTGTATCCCTCTTGGTCTCAGTACTCTGGGAGCGACGCAGCATGAAGTGACCTGATGGACACAGAAATACATTCTATCCCTGCTTTATTTCAAAGTTGTTGTTCACTTCATCGTTCCTCTGCATCctattgtttgtatttatttataatttgttGGTGACACTAAAGACAGGAGCACTGATTTTAAAACTTTAGAACTGAacctgaaatattttaaaaggaaaataatgatatttcaaaggttttaaaatgcacagataaatattattataaaaataatttgaaaagtcttggtaataataaaaattgtaAGAGGTCAGTATTCAAAGCAGATATTAGTCAGTACAGCGACGCCCCCAGCTGGTGGTTAGAAGGCTctgcagctctttctagagAGTCCATTACAAATCAAGTACAACACACAGGGAAGTGACTTACAGgattaaagattttaaaacctCAGTGCTAGAGCTCCGTGTTGCCACAAAGAGtttctgtgttgtgtaaatTCTTGTAATATTTCACATCTTGTCTTCATTGTGCTTCACATATAGAACCTCCCACACTGGATCTTCGAAATAGTCGGAAGCTCTTGTTTTGTAACaggacatgaaaaataaagtttaaatgttttttcttttttttttctcgtgctgtgaacattttaaagtttgtgtCGAGCTTTGTTGTGTTTAGACTCCTCCTGATACACCGGTTCAGGTCTGCCATTTACATAGAAGGATGAACTGTGTTTTAACACCAAGTGCACTGGTGTAATAATGGTGTCACAATTAACCTCTTTGTTCATGTGcataatgtattttaaagaagTGTTTTCACTTAGCTTCACAAGGTTTCAGTAAACTCAAGTCTGTTTAATCACTAAATCCTTCACTAAATCCTTCTCTCATCATTGGAGTGGAAACTAACTGAACTAACGTTTGAGTTAAGctgagttttgtttttcctttggtttgtttgttttttttgttatgttttatatgtACTAATTTTGACGGTTTGTTTCCAGAGGTGTAGAAAGTGTATCTACCCTTTACTTGACAAGAATGAGCCAACCTTTGACGCACACATCCCATTACAGCTATTATTCTtgaggaaatgaaagctgaTGGAGTTGCTTTTAGGGGTGGAACAGTTCACTAAAGGACTCATATTGTGGTTTGTGGTTCACAGTTTACGTTAAGGGAGGTGGGAGGATTTTGtcaatttaaacacatttaactgtTTGCCTTTAAATTCTATGTAATTCTATGCTTTGAACATAGGAAACCAACCCTTCATTGTCAAACACTTGTTGTCCATTCTTAATTAAAGCAACAGGTTTTCTAATTAgtgaaaaataaaccaaacagcaCTGTACATACATGCACTGAAGAGTCAGATTTTATACTTGAACTGTTCCACCCCTGTATGTTCAGGGTTTTAGGGATGATAATTATTTATCCCACTTTGTAAAGATGACAAATAGTGTCCATATTTAAAACTGAGGTACAGAAATCTCTGGTCTGATATAGAGTTTATACTTTCTCTGACGTTTCCTCCAGCTCCAGTGCTCATGTTTAATTTTTCAGCATGCTAGTTGGACTGTTGCTATTCTTGCTTTCTGCCCACTGCTTTCACGTAATCGTGACTTTATACTAAGGTAAAAGGAAATGATTGACTCCATCCAATCAAAATGAGCTCCGGTTATGTCTGACACAAGTCTCCAACATGTCTCAAACTATAGCTCAAATTTGAACATTGTCCAGGAAATTAGACTGAATTCTTGCAAGTGTAGCATTTATTAACTTTGTTTCAGAAAAATATCATAATTGATCAGAAACTAAACACTGTTGCATCAGTCCACACTGTGGAGAACGAGCATTAgaacaggaaagagaggagatACACGAAGAAATGAAACCTGAGACTGTAACAAGCAACAGGCATCgtcaacacaaataaagaaGGTGTGGAAACCAGATCAGAGACTCACAGTGATGAGTTACACTCAAtgtctgtaaatgtgttattgtgCTGCATTTTAGTGTTTCcacatattaaaatgtgaaattagttGTGAAGCCACTTCAGGGatcaacatttttgttgtttccagCTCACGTGCCATTTGTTGGGTAGTTGTTTCCATATTATCTGCATGGTAACACGGAGAAGGACatgattttaatttagaaatCTGCTCTATTGGTTTGCAATCTTAAAATGCTTCTGGGAATTTTAGACCTTGAAATATTATGTAGTCCTGACCAGAGGTGACGCCATGGTTTTGACAGTGGCGGGGCAAGGTTTGTTTCAGCTACTGACCAGTGGGATCCATCGAGTAATCCAGTCACTCAGGTATGAAGCTAGAGAGGGCATAGGTAATTAAAGCAGGAACTGCCACCTATTTGCCAATGCTACACTCATGGTTTTATCagtaatgtgaaaataaaattacGTTTGACTATAGGAAGCTTGTAGTCCTGGTTCAGAGACCTTACTCGTACTTACATCGTTCGTGTTTCTAGGATTGTCTCCTTTATGTACTTTGTGTATTACTTCTTTGTTATGTGAATgttgtacagcactttggtcaacttttgttcttttaaataaactggCCTGAATCTCCCGTTGGGATTTTTCACTGACTTTAAAGTTTCCctgcaacacagaaacaggTGCTGAGTTCAAAACTCAGTAAACCTGCCAATGACCCTGTGTGTCTGCTGCCCtcagaacatttttttattaattacttatttattttttactctaaT is part of the Anabas testudineus chromosome 2, fAnaTes1.2, whole genome shotgun sequence genome and harbors:
- the LOC113163507 gene encoding melanoma receptor tyrosine-protein kinase-like isoform X1, with the protein product MKFFSGGGAALLLLLLGRCCCTSPGRRVCQGTGNQLALLGTRENHYDNMVRMYSNCSVVLDNLEVTYTMEHQDLSFLQSIEEVGGYVMIAMNEAATVPLVNLRLIRGQNLYEGQYALLVISNYNRNLSSTTLNYTSGLKQLQLSSLTEILKGGVKISHNPLLCNTETIQWWDILDKASNPRIEFKMDAFARKCEKCDPGCVNGSCWAAGPDHCQTFTKLQCAEQCSRRCRGPKPSDCCNVHCAAGCTGPRDTDCLACRDFNDDGTCKDVCPPLKLYDRKTHQVVDNPNAKFTFGSTCVKACPHNYVVTDGSCVRTCGAGMYEVEENGVQRCKVCDGPCPKVCDGIGVGSLANTMAVNASNIESFRSCTKINGDISIIETSFTGDAHYKIPPMDPNKLEYFRTVKEITGFLLIQSWPENMTSLSVFENLEIIRGRTTRVQHSLVVVRTQHLRWLGLRSLKEVSAGKVMLKDNSQLCYNKQEQWNHLFRSTDQGIRLNNNAPPDICEQQNQTCDSECTDEGCWGPGPTMCVTCKHFNRGGRCVASCNLLQGEPREVELSSSCVECHSECQLKNGIPTCHGPGPDHCSQCAHFKDGPHCVLRCPHGVPGDGDTLIWKYPDKTDQCQSCHQNCTQGCSGPGLSKCTGVPIHSTLAVGVVGGLLVIVIVSLAIFVVLRRQQIKRKRTVRRILQERELVEPLTPSGEAPNQALLRVLKETEFKKTRVLGSGAFGTVFKGLWIPEGEDVKIQVAIKVLREATSPKANQEILDEAYVMASVDHPHVCRLLGICLTSPVQLVTQLMPYGCLLDYVRHHKDQIGGQWLLNWCVQIAKGMNYLEERHLVHRDLAARNVLVKNPNHVKITDFGLAKLLTTNEKEYHADGGKVPIKWMALESILQWTYTHQSDVWSYGVTVWELMTFGSKPYDGIPATEIALVLERGDRLPQPPICTIDVYMIMVKCWMIDPSSRPRFKELIAEFSKMARDPSRYLVIQGELPSPSDSRFYSRLLSSDDMEDVVDAEEYLLPYKGRANHDNRPCNATNGHPVRENSIMLRYITDPTHGGLDEDNFTGHEYMNQSLGETSHNRRLSDVLNPNYEDLSPGWGAVSFPTPPLELKPSGRFFEGPEYLNTAQNSLPLAAIDSLSNPDYQADFLSQAPTTTALSGSDVFLPAAENLEYLGLGDVMYTPGR
- the LOC113163507 gene encoding melanoma receptor tyrosine-protein kinase-like isoform X2; the protein is MTQLQLDVCQGTGNQLALLGTRENHYDNMVRMYSNCSVVLDNLEVTYTMEHQDLSFLQSIEEVGGYVMIAMNEAATVPLVNLRLIRGQNLYEGQYALLVISNYNRNLSSTTLNYTSGLKQLQLSSLTEILKGGVKISHNPLLCNTETIQWWDILDKASNPRIEFKMDAFARKCEKCDPGCVNGSCWAAGPDHCQTFTKLQCAEQCSRRCRGPKPSDCCNVHCAAGCTGPRDTDCLACRDFNDDGTCKDVCPPLKLYDRKTHQVVDNPNAKFTFGSTCVKACPHNYVVTDGSCVRTCGAGMYEVEENGVQRCKVCDGPCPKVCDGIGVGSLANTMAVNASNIESFRSCTKINGDISIIETSFTGDAHYKIPPMDPNKLEYFRTVKEITGFLLIQSWPENMTSLSVFENLEIIRGRTTRVQHSLVVVRTQHLRWLGLRSLKEVSAGKVMLKDNSQLCYNKQEQWNHLFRSTDQGIRLNNNAPPDICEQQNQTCDSECTDEGCWGPGPTMCVTCKHFNRGGRCVASCNLLQGEPREVELSSSCVECHSECQLKNGIPTCHGPGPDHCSQCAHFKDGPHCVLRCPHGVPGDGDTLIWKYPDKTDQCQSCHQNCTQGCSGPGLSKCTGVPIHSTLAVGVVGGLLVIVIVSLAIFVVLRRQQIKRKRTVRRILQERELVEPLTPSGEAPNQALLRVLKETEFKKTRVLGSGAFGTVFKGLWIPEGEDVKIQVAIKVLREATSPKANQEILDEAYVMASVDHPHVCRLLGICLTSPVQLVTQLMPYGCLLDYVRHHKDQIGGQWLLNWCVQIAKGMNYLEERHLVHRDLAARNVLVKNPNHVKITDFGLAKLLTTNEKEYHADGGKVPIKWMALESILQWTYTHQSDVWSYGVTVWELMTFGSKPYDGIPATEIALVLERGDRLPQPPICTIDVYMIMVKCWMIDPSSRPRFKELIAEFSKMARDPSRYLVIQGELPSPSDSRFYSRLLSSDDMEDVVDAEEYLLPYKGRANHDNRPCNATNGHPVRENSIMLRYITDPTHGGLDEDNFTGHEYMNQSLGETSHNRRLSDVLNPNYEDLSPGWGAVSFPTPPLELKPSGRFFEGPEYLNTAQNSLPLAAIDSLSNPDYQADFLSQAPTTTALSGSDVFLPAAENLEYLGLGDVMYTPGR